From Actinoplanes oblitus, a single genomic window includes:
- a CDS encoding MFS transporter, with translation MRVLLLATLVNAFGNGAYLTTSVLFLTTVAGLSPAMIAIGLSTGAAAGVLAMTPLGYVADRYGPKRLSILAMVVLAGAYTALLAVHSVVPFALLSCVIAVATALAKGANGALAAGAVPAAERLRMRARMRSLTNAGMGVGTLAGSGPLLLRGDTGYVVILLANALTFLVAALLLTRAPQVPPQVAPAGGPRLVALRDRPFLCFAALDGLLSSTYNDLLGLGLPLWLATGAHAPLWLISVALVINTAGCVLLQVRMASGVSGLPAAHRSALRGSLVVALSCGVLAAASGRSPWLAATLIAVAAVIHVVGEVWLSTGSWGIVFELAPPWAQGQYQGTYFAGRGLGDMIAPPLVTACVLGLHGYGWLVLALFFAAGGLLYRPVTRWAARTRPADHPALV, from the coding sequence ATGCGTGTGCTCCTCCTCGCCACCCTGGTCAACGCGTTCGGCAACGGCGCGTACCTGACCACCAGCGTCCTGTTCCTGACCACCGTCGCCGGGCTCAGCCCCGCGATGATCGCCATCGGACTCAGCACCGGGGCGGCGGCGGGCGTGCTGGCGATGACCCCGCTGGGTTACGTCGCCGATCGGTACGGCCCGAAACGACTGTCCATCCTGGCCATGGTGGTGCTCGCGGGTGCGTACACAGCCCTGCTCGCGGTGCACTCGGTGGTGCCGTTCGCGCTGCTCTCCTGCGTGATCGCGGTGGCCACCGCGCTGGCCAAGGGCGCCAACGGGGCACTCGCCGCCGGTGCCGTGCCGGCCGCCGAGCGGCTGCGGATGCGGGCCCGGATGCGCAGCCTCACCAACGCGGGCATGGGCGTCGGCACACTCGCCGGAAGCGGCCCGCTGCTGCTGCGGGGCGACACCGGGTACGTCGTGATCCTGCTTGCCAACGCGCTGACCTTCCTGGTCGCGGCCCTGCTGCTGACCCGCGCCCCGCAGGTCCCGCCGCAGGTGGCCCCGGCTGGCGGACCGCGCCTGGTGGCGTTGCGGGACCGGCCCTTCCTCTGCTTCGCGGCGCTCGACGGGCTGCTCAGCAGCACCTACAACGACCTGCTCGGGCTCGGCCTGCCGCTGTGGCTGGCGACCGGGGCACACGCCCCGCTCTGGCTGATCTCGGTCGCCCTGGTGATCAACACGGCCGGCTGCGTGCTGCTCCAGGTCCGGATGGCCAGCGGGGTGTCCGGGTTGCCCGCCGCCCACCGGTCCGCGCTGCGCGGCAGCCTGGTGGTGGCGCTGTCCTGCGGCGTGCTCGCGGCCGCCAGCGGACGGTCACCATGGCTGGCCGCGACGCTGATCGCGGTGGCCGCGGTGATCCACGTGGTCGGCGAGGTGTGGCTGTCCACCGGCAGCTGGGGCATCGTCTTCGAGCTGGCACCCCCCTGGGCGCAGGGCCAGTACCAGGGCACCTACTTCGCCGGCCGCGGCCTGGGCGACATGATCGCGCCACCCCTGGTCACCGCGTGCGTACTCGGCCTGCACGGCTACGGCTGGCTGGTCCTGGCCCTGTTCTTCGCGGCAGGCGGCCTCCTCTACCGCCCCGTCACCAGGTGGGCCGCCCGAACCCGCCCCGCCGACCACCCCGCCCTCGTCTGA
- a CDS encoding pyridoxal-phosphate dependent enzyme — translation MRHDDITDAIGNTPLVRIDPAVHGLRNIDLYAKLELLNPFGSVKDRAAWQMARPLLAGAPADATLVELSSGNTAKALALLAGMHGLPFKSVTNRMKVPEIKELLLLLGAEIDELPGQSECLDPTDTGDPLTRMHQRLAAAGGRYLHTDQYFNERNVEAHLHGTGPEIIKDLDGSAPDYFLACVGTAGSSTGVARALRQHDPDVEVVGLVAAKNDFIPGIRTLDEVRQVGLFDPDVYDALETITADDAIDGLLTLVRRCGILTGPTGGGAFRGAVRHLSPLDAALTSRKTAVFIVCDRLESYLSYVRDRRPELFGRPPRRNSTGTLTDAEVAAAPVLDARAAQCWIASTGALVLDLRSPYAFQALHIPGAVNIADEVFADLLHAGLPISRHRPVLLVCPVGERSARYAALLRRMGHPDARSLAGGVIAWRDAGLELVR, via the coding sequence ATGAGACACGACGACATCACCGACGCGATCGGCAACACCCCGCTCGTGCGCATCGACCCGGCCGTGCACGGCCTGCGCAACATCGACCTCTACGCCAAGCTGGAGCTGCTCAACCCGTTCGGCTCGGTGAAGGACCGGGCCGCCTGGCAGATGGCCCGCCCGCTGCTGGCCGGCGCGCCCGCGGACGCCACCCTGGTCGAGCTGTCCAGCGGCAACACCGCCAAGGCGCTCGCCCTGCTCGCCGGGATGCACGGGCTGCCGTTCAAGAGCGTCACCAACCGGATGAAGGTCCCCGAGATCAAGGAGCTGTTGCTGCTGCTCGGCGCGGAGATCGACGAGCTGCCCGGCCAGTCCGAGTGCCTCGACCCGACCGACACCGGCGACCCGCTCACCCGGATGCACCAGCGGCTCGCCGCGGCCGGTGGCAGGTACCTGCACACCGATCAGTACTTCAACGAGCGCAACGTGGAGGCCCATCTGCACGGCACCGGCCCGGAGATCATCAAGGACCTGGACGGCAGCGCCCCGGACTATTTCCTGGCCTGCGTCGGCACCGCCGGCTCGTCCACCGGGGTGGCCCGGGCATTGCGCCAGCACGACCCGGACGTCGAGGTGGTCGGCCTGGTCGCCGCGAAGAACGACTTCATCCCGGGCATCCGGACCCTCGACGAGGTGCGGCAGGTGGGCCTCTTCGACCCGGACGTCTACGACGCCCTGGAGACGATCACCGCCGACGACGCCATCGACGGGTTGCTCACCCTGGTCCGCCGGTGCGGGATCCTGACCGGTCCGACCGGTGGCGGCGCGTTCCGCGGCGCGGTCCGCCACCTGAGTCCCCTCGATGCCGCCCTGACCAGCCGGAAGACCGCCGTCTTCATCGTCTGCGACCGGCTGGAGAGTTACCTTTCGTACGTCCGGGACCGCCGTCCCGAGCTGTTCGGCCGCCCGCCGCGGCGCAACTCCACGGGCACCCTGACCGACGCCGAGGTGGCCGCCGCCCCGGTGCTGGACGCCCGCGCCGCCCAGTGCTGGATCGCCTCGACCGGCGCCCTGGTGCTGGACCTGCGCAGCCCGTACGCGTTCCAGGCCCTGCACATCCCGGGCGCTGTCAACATCGCCGACGAGGTCTTCGCCGACCTGCTGCACGCCGGCCTGCCGATCAGCCGGCACCGCCCGGTCCTGCTGGTCTGCCCGGTGGGGGAGAGGTCCGCCCGGTACGCGGCCCTGCTGCGCCGGATGGGCCACCCCGACGCCCGGTCGCTGGCCGGCGGCGTGATCGCCTGGCGCGACGCCGGCCTGGAGCTGGTCCGATGA
- a CDS encoding type III PLP-dependent enzyme domain-containing protein, with translation MLSLTPKIDPTIQSLLDDRDFLAELLDALGSPLALVLPQRVMRNVQAFRETYRRHQLTGRLYYAHKANRSSAILRELAAGDADVDVASLGELQHALSAGFTPGRIVATGPKNREFLWLAARTGVTVSVDSADELAELAGIVAGHRLPRVPVSLRLSGFTSAGVRVLTRRSRFGTPAGALADLLDLLEKRADQVELTGVAYHLDTIGLPEKAVAVEGCLVALDQCRARGLRPRSLDIGGGFGVNYLADGAEWERWTTELGQAVLGRRPPLTWEGHGYGLRAEGGTLRGDLALYPAYRPVAGAAYLDRLLGTPAPERGQPLGRLLLDHMYDLDIEPGRALLDQCGVILARVLSVTGETVRLDLNARDVSLEEHGVQMDPVVIPRTDNRRIERSHAGVHLLGNLCLEADLITRRKVFLPVVPRPGDLLAFVNTAGYFMDFSATNALHQPVARKVAVYRSGGVRRWCLDDRYWPVHPRQETP, from the coding sequence ATGCTCAGTCTGACGCCGAAAATCGATCCGACCATCCAGTCCCTGCTCGACGACCGTGACTTCCTGGCCGAACTGCTGGACGCGCTGGGCTCGCCGCTCGCCCTGGTCCTGCCGCAACGGGTGATGAGAAATGTGCAGGCCTTCCGGGAGACCTACCGCCGCCACCAGCTGACCGGCCGCCTCTACTACGCGCACAAGGCCAATCGATCCAGCGCGATTCTGCGCGAACTGGCGGCCGGCGACGCCGATGTCGACGTGGCCTCACTCGGCGAGTTGCAACACGCGCTGAGTGCCGGATTCACCCCCGGCCGGATCGTCGCGACCGGGCCGAAGAACCGCGAATTCCTCTGGCTGGCCGCCCGCACCGGGGTGACCGTCAGCGTCGATTCCGCCGACGAGCTCGCCGAGTTGGCCGGCATCGTGGCCGGGCACCGGCTGCCCCGGGTCCCGGTCAGCCTGCGGCTCTCCGGCTTCACCTCGGCGGGGGTGCGGGTGCTGACCCGGCGCAGCCGCTTCGGCACCCCGGCCGGGGCGCTCGCCGACCTGCTCGACCTGCTCGAGAAGCGGGCCGATCAGGTGGAGCTGACCGGGGTGGCCTACCACCTGGACACCATCGGGCTGCCGGAGAAGGCCGTCGCGGTGGAGGGCTGCCTGGTCGCGCTCGACCAGTGCCGGGCGCGCGGACTGCGGCCGCGCTCGCTCGACATCGGCGGCGGGTTCGGGGTGAACTACCTCGCCGACGGCGCCGAGTGGGAGCGCTGGACGACCGAGCTCGGCCAGGCGGTGCTGGGCCGGCGGCCGCCGCTGACCTGGGAGGGGCACGGGTACGGGCTGCGCGCCGAGGGCGGCACCCTGCGGGGCGACCTCGCGCTGTATCCGGCGTATCGGCCGGTGGCCGGAGCCGCCTATCTGGACCGGCTGCTCGGCACTCCGGCTCCGGAGCGTGGCCAGCCCCTCGGCCGCCTGCTGCTGGACCACATGTACGACCTGGACATCGAGCCCGGCCGTGCCCTGCTGGACCAGTGCGGGGTGATCCTGGCCCGGGTCCTCTCGGTCACCGGCGAGACGGTCCGGCTCGACCTCAACGCTCGTGACGTCAGCCTGGAGGAGCACGGCGTCCAGATGGACCCGGTGGTGATCCCGCGCACCGACAACCGTCGCATCGAGAGGAGCCACGCCGGCGTCCACCTGCTCGGCAACCTCTGCCTGGAAGCCGACCTGATCACTCGCCGCAAGGTGTTCCTGCCGGTCGTGCCGCGGCCCGGCGACCTGCTCGCCTTCGTCAACACGGCCGGTTACTTCATGGACTTCAGCGCTACTAACGCCCTGCACCAGCCGGTCGCCCGCAAGGTCGCGGTCTACCGGTCCGGCGGCGTCCGCCGATGGTGCCTCGACGACCGGTACTGGCCTGTCCACCCCCGGCAGGAGACTCCATGA